From a single Verrucomicrobiota bacterium JB022 genomic region:
- a CDS encoding ATP-binding protein, giving the protein MIGREAELQALQEGLSMPYARSSACLQLSGPVGIGKTRLVKELLAQLKQRQRSIWVLALDKQTLLEGGPTLVSALQVQGLKPDLERLAELFRQSARAGEGDLAQILIDLFESRSRSGWTPLTRLVFVLEDFAAWPEFKLREWRSAVRMLGADESNIIEHIDFVVTGHDAEDLSQAWQDYGLAEVSVVPLVLSPLTAPAAEALLHALGVPGPRHRPLVEQAQGMPATLLALAEKENAARAEASQLSLVEALFDDFPSRFHPLLHAGAALHQLARDGIEILLKRPLLGEEWKEFARLCREALQEAGVTSWGADFRQQILEYAQQVLKRPAFPDNLVRAINELTDILPDEMVRRQIVFFSPFFYFTSDLLKEVYPGQSAALEAMLKARPEAFIEVEGLYQLSPELQRPVLAYAELTGFDRDGQTRSRVQKLWKLRQEGLRKDIEQQEKDYQDLQQRLDSCSRELDRQLKSYQNLVEDENRLREAQIVKTVAPRPQRSGPTRLHRTIGGIAAEVLGIFFLYNGIIFTRDFNVVYCFIGLVLVMGGIMGNIGSPQPAFAQSAPVAPRAPVENRATENATPSHLRRLREYQVKTLQERKRSLQQRMQRMKKSLQETENRLQQAYVY; this is encoded by the coding sequence TTGATCGGCCGAGAAGCCGAGTTGCAGGCGCTGCAGGAGGGGTTATCGATGCCCTATGCCCGCAGCAGCGCCTGCTTGCAACTATCGGGCCCGGTGGGGATCGGAAAGACACGCCTCGTCAAAGAGCTGCTGGCCCAGCTGAAGCAGCGGCAGCGCTCCATCTGGGTCCTGGCGCTGGACAAGCAAACCTTGCTCGAAGGCGGGCCCACCTTGGTGTCGGCCCTCCAAGTCCAAGGCCTCAAGCCCGATCTGGAGCGCCTCGCGGAGCTCTTTCGCCAGTCGGCGCGAGCAGGGGAGGGCGACCTCGCACAAATTCTGATCGATTTGTTCGAAAGCCGTTCGCGCTCCGGCTGGACTCCGCTCACCCGGCTCGTCTTCGTGCTGGAAGATTTTGCCGCCTGGCCTGAGTTCAAGCTGCGTGAGTGGCGCTCGGCCGTCCGCATGCTTGGAGCCGATGAATCCAACATCATCGAGCACATCGACTTCGTCGTCACCGGCCACGATGCGGAAGATCTTTCCCAGGCGTGGCAAGACTACGGGCTCGCAGAAGTGTCGGTGGTGCCGCTCGTCCTGAGCCCCCTCACGGCTCCGGCGGCGGAGGCCCTGCTGCACGCGCTGGGGGTCCCCGGCCCCCGGCACCGCCCGCTGGTGGAGCAGGCCCAAGGGATGCCGGCCACCCTCCTGGCGCTGGCGGAGAAGGAGAACGCCGCGCGCGCGGAAGCCTCTCAACTCAGCCTGGTGGAGGCCTTGTTCGACGACTTTCCCTCGCGCTTTCACCCCTTGCTCCACGCTGGCGCGGCCCTGCACCAGCTTGCCCGCGATGGGATCGAAATCTTGCTCAAGCGGCCTCTGCTGGGCGAGGAGTGGAAAGAATTCGCCCGCCTCTGTCGCGAGGCCCTCCAAGAGGCAGGCGTCACGTCCTGGGGCGCGGACTTTCGCCAGCAAATCCTCGAATACGCCCAGCAAGTCCTCAAGCGCCCGGCTTTCCCCGACAATCTGGTGAGGGCGATCAACGAGCTGACGGATATCTTGCCCGACGAGATGGTCCGCCGGCAAATCGTCTTCTTTTCCCCTTTCTTCTACTTCACCAGCGACCTGCTGAAAGAAGTTTACCCCGGCCAATCGGCTGCGTTGGAGGCGATGCTCAAGGCGCGCCCCGAGGCATTCATCGAGGTAGAGGGCCTCTACCAGCTCTCGCCCGAGCTGCAGCGCCCGGTGTTGGCCTATGCCGAGTTGACGGGCTTCGACCGCGATGGCCAGACGCGCAGTCGCGTGCAAAAGCTCTGGAAGCTGCGTCAGGAAGGTCTGCGCAAGGACATAGAGCAGCAGGAAAAGGACTACCAGGACCTGCAGCAGCGCCTCGATTCCTGCTCGCGCGAGCTGGATCGCCAACTGAAGAGCTACCAAAACCTGGTGGAAGACGAGAACCGCCTGCGGGAGGCGCAAATTGTCAAAACCGTCGCCCCCCGGCCTCAACGCTCCGGGCCCACCCGTCTGCACCGCACCATCGGCGGAATCGCGGCAGAAGTGCTCGGTATCTTTTTCCTCTACAACGGGATCATCTTCACGCGCGACTTCAACGTGGTCTACTGCTTCATCGGCCTGGTGCTGGTGATGGGGGGGATCATGGGGAATATCGGCAGCCCTCAGCCGGCGTTTGCCCAAAGCGCCCCGGTCGCACCGCGCGCCCCAGTCGAAAACCGCGCGACCGAGAACGCTACGCCCAGTCACCTTCGCCGCCTCCGCGAGTATCAGGTGAAGACGCTGCAAGAGCGCAAGCGTTCGCTCCAGCAGCGCATGCAGCGGATGAAAAAAAGCCTGCAGGAAACCGAAAACCGGCTCCAACAGGCTTACGTTTACTAG
- a CDS encoding energy transducer TonB — MEAAPAEKTEPAGKKPAKVDARTIYAAADVTEQPQVEVSPVFRRPPTISVPAEEVLVVLSYAVMDDGRVGPVIIHESNDPAFRGEILLALNRARYKPAKIGDKDVHAWQTKAFAIPANAPFWKDDKEDNPIYELSDDIEKPTMIGHPRITYPIALKNRRITGSVKLKYLINNDGRTGIMVIEHSDHPLFTGAVIFAMRDQRFNPGKKNGKPINVWVDQEFPFDLR; from the coding sequence GTGGAAGCTGCTCCCGCAGAAAAAACAGAGCCAGCCGGCAAGAAGCCGGCCAAGGTGGATGCCCGTACTATCTACGCCGCCGCCGATGTCACCGAGCAGCCGCAAGTAGAAGTCTCACCAGTTTTTCGTCGGCCCCCGACTATTTCCGTACCGGCGGAGGAAGTGCTTGTCGTGCTAAGCTATGCGGTTATGGACGACGGCAGGGTCGGCCCAGTCATCATCCACGAGTCGAACGATCCGGCGTTCCGAGGCGAAATTCTTCTAGCTCTCAACAGAGCCCGCTACAAGCCAGCAAAGATCGGGGATAAAGACGTTCATGCCTGGCAGACCAAAGCATTTGCCATTCCGGCCAATGCTCCATTCTGGAAGGATGACAAGGAGGATAATCCCATTTATGAGCTGAGCGACGACATAGAAAAACCAACTATGATCGGGCATCCGCGTATCACATATCCGATCGCTCTAAAAAACAGGCGGATCACAGGAAGCGTTAAGCTTAAGTATTTGATAAATAATGACGGGCGTACCGGCATTATGGTGATAGAACACTCCGACCATCCCTTGTTTACCGGAGCAGTCATTTTTGCCATGCGTGATCAAAGATTCAATCCTGGCAAGAAGAACGGCAAGCCTATCAATGTATGGGTCGATCAGGAGTTTCCGTTCGACCTCAGGTAG
- a CDS encoding HDOD domain-containing protein, with protein MPRSDEVIRHSIDNVPRLASLRSISNALSNLLNTEYSFTAQIAEIISRDPSLTARLLKLVNSVFFGISHKITNIEEAVFYLGLRQIKELALATPVIEDFEQIQRNVKGIEWRRLWQHSIGSALLTREILAVADIAYEDDTDYLIGLLHKVGKIVMAAAFPDEFVDIHQRTWANPRDVVEEEKRLIGWDHAQIASYYLQKNRMKAEIYEGIAHQFAPTRAGRYALTAAAIQLADQMLVQEGIYGIENIEPAPEAIDLTEQPGWMLLFGGKRQQANLAMASLTRTLKRLPMTLEGMV; from the coding sequence ATGCCCCGTTCCGACGAGGTCATCCGGCACAGCATCGACAATGTGCCGCGCCTGGCCTCGCTTCGCAGCATCAGCAACGCGCTGAGCAACCTGCTCAACACGGAATACAGCTTTACGGCCCAGATCGCCGAGATCATCAGCCGCGACCCGTCGTTGACTGCACGCCTGCTCAAGTTGGTCAACTCCGTCTTCTTCGGGATCTCGCACAAGATCACCAATATCGAGGAAGCGGTGTTTTACCTCGGGCTGCGCCAGATCAAGGAGCTCGCGCTCGCCACCCCGGTGATCGAGGACTTCGAGCAGATCCAGCGCAACGTGAAGGGCATCGAATGGCGCCGGTTGTGGCAGCACAGCATCGGCTCGGCCTTGCTCACTCGCGAAATCCTCGCCGTGGCCGACATTGCTTACGAAGACGATACGGACTATCTGATCGGCCTGCTCCACAAGGTGGGCAAGATCGTGATGGCCGCCGCCTTCCCGGATGAATTTGTGGACATCCACCAGCGCACCTGGGCAAACCCGCGCGATGTGGTGGAAGAAGAAAAGCGCCTCATCGGCTGGGACCACGCGCAGATCGCCTCCTATTATCTCCAGAAAAACCGGATGAAGGCGGAGATCTACGAGGGCATCGCCCACCAGTTTGCCCCCACTCGCGCCGGTCGCTATGCGCTGACCGCTGCCGCCATCCAGCTGGCCGACCAGATGCTGGTGCAGGAGGGCATCTACGGGATCGAGAACATCGAGCCTGCACCGGAAGCGATCGACCTGACCGAGCAACCGGGCTGGATGCTGCTCTTTGGGGGTAAGCGCCAGCAGGCCAACCTCGCCATGGCTTCCCTCACCCGCACGCTGAAGCGTCTCCCCATGACGCTCGAGGGCATGGTGTAG